A single genomic interval of Brevibacillus brevis harbors:
- the opp1B gene encoding nickel/cobalt ABC transporter permease encodes MGSYILKRLLLSIPLVLIISFVTFAFIHLSPLDPAEVVLHSQGIPKITDELLAQTRTKLGMDQPFLTRYLNWVVSCLQLDFGDSYITGKPVWSMLGPALLHTGKLTLFSTFAIVVLSIVFGVVCALKAGKWVDKLVRGVSFFLTSMPSYWLAALLIWYFSVKLDLLPTSGMESFKSYILPVAVITISYAGIYFRIIRTSMLSNMNEDYVLYARACGLPEKKITMHILRNSLQVSISVLCMAIPIILGSTVVVENIFAWPGLGTLSVKSILSRDFPIIQAYVLVLAVAFILFNIVSDIINVALNPKLRDGL; translated from the coding sequence ATGGGTAGTTATATCCTCAAAAGGTTATTACTATCGATTCCTTTAGTCCTGATCATCTCGTTTGTAACGTTTGCCTTCATTCATCTATCTCCCTTGGATCCCGCCGAAGTGGTGCTGCATTCGCAAGGCATACCCAAAATAACGGATGAGTTACTTGCGCAAACAAGAACGAAACTTGGGATGGACCAACCCTTTCTGACTCGCTACCTAAACTGGGTTGTCTCATGCTTGCAGCTAGATTTTGGAGATTCCTATATAACGGGTAAACCAGTGTGGTCTATGCTAGGACCAGCCCTTCTCCATACAGGAAAGCTGACGCTGTTTTCGACATTTGCCATTGTTGTACTGTCCATTGTATTCGGGGTGGTATGCGCATTGAAAGCAGGGAAATGGGTGGACAAATTAGTTAGAGGTGTTTCGTTTTTTTTGACATCGATGCCGTCCTATTGGCTCGCAGCTTTGCTGATCTGGTATTTTTCCGTGAAGCTGGATTTGCTTCCGACAAGCGGAATGGAGTCGTTTAAAAGCTATATATTGCCCGTTGCTGTGATTACCATCAGCTATGCTGGCATCTATTTTCGAATCATCAGAACTTCCATGTTAAGCAACATGAATGAAGACTATGTTCTCTACGCAAGGGCATGCGGCTTACCGGAGAAAAAGATCACGATGCACATTCTCAGAAATTCATTGCAGGTGAGCATTTCCGTACTATGCATGGCGATTCCCATTATTTTGGGAAGCACAGTCGTAGTGGAAAACATCTTTGCTTGGCCGGGACTCGGAACGCTAAGCGTCAAATCCATTTTAAGCAGGGATTTCCCGATTATCCAAGCCTATGTCCTTGTGTTGGCAGTCGCCTTTATTCTGTTCAACATCGTTTCCGACATCATCAATGTGGCATTGAACCCCAAACTAAGGGATGGTCTCTAG
- a CDS encoding ABC transporter ATP-binding protein has translation MLSVECVEKSYRKGGLFSRKREPVLKNISFECKPGECLGIIGESGSGKSTLGRLLLGIEKPDRGTILFAGKKVENRKVRAGNLSAVFQDYTSSIHPFYTVEEAILEPLQMKRKAREDARSQIDPLLSQVGLDPSYRKKYPHELSGGEVQRVCIARAVSTEPTCILFDEAISSLDGSVQMQVLELLKNLRKRYDMGYIFITHDIQAAAYLCDRVMIIRKGEIEEIVAVEQLKDVQSVYTQKLLQMVIA, from the coding sequence TTGCTGAGCGTTGAATGCGTGGAGAAATCATATCGAAAAGGCGGATTGTTCTCAAGGAAAAGAGAGCCTGTGTTGAAAAACATTAGCTTCGAATGTAAGCCTGGAGAGTGTCTTGGCATCATCGGAGAAAGTGGAAGTGGCAAATCAACATTGGGACGATTGCTATTGGGGATTGAAAAGCCTGATCGAGGTACCATCCTGTTTGCGGGCAAAAAAGTAGAGAATCGAAAAGTGAGAGCAGGGAACCTAAGCGCTGTTTTTCAAGATTACACTTCCTCTATCCATCCATTTTATACGGTTGAGGAGGCCATTCTGGAGCCTTTACAAATGAAAAGAAAGGCACGGGAAGATGCGCGAAGTCAGATTGACCCATTATTATCTCAAGTGGGGTTGGATCCTTCCTATCGAAAAAAATATCCGCATGAGTTATCAGGGGGAGAGGTTCAGAGGGTATGCATAGCGAGAGCCGTTTCAACGGAGCCAACGTGCATCCTATTTGATGAAGCAATCAGTTCCTTGGACGGCTCTGTGCAAATGCAAGTGCTTGAATTACTGAAGAACTTGAGAAAACGTTACGACATGGGCTATATCTTCATCACCCATGATATACAGGCTGCCGCCTATCTTTGCGACAGAGTCATGATCATACGAAAGGGTGAGATCGAAGAGATCGTAGCGGTTGAACAATTAAAAGATGTTCAGTCCGTCTATACGCAGAAATTGCTGCAAATGGTTATTGCGTAA
- a CDS encoding PAS domain-containing sensor histidine kinase, whose translation MMDQCLTLFERAGDEGKATDNGYLKQIFDHLQDGIILMDQERKIMVMNPSAEKMTGWKRGEKVPFCSYCQNRELEEGEERCYLLAKREVPYFLSAMPTYEGRYVDMEMSTAVIYENGEQNRQDVLLVLKDMTVKKKEEEVRISKQVLQKTLEAQENEHKRLAQELHDGVGQSLYSVSVGIQAIQTRLNQEGQFREFMQEIVNELEKAIQDVKLYSLQLRPHSLDQLGLIPTVRHLVSSLNKAHQDVSITFSYSNVSDHFQPILEINLYRVIQEALHNALKYAKATLIEVILYKEDDQLTLLIQDNGIGFVRDQVQVGLGLKHMEERVAQMEGSLQIQSVLHEGTSIKVTVVGQGGRAE comes from the coding sequence ATGATGGATCAATGTCTCACTTTATTTGAACGCGCTGGCGATGAAGGAAAAGCGACGGATAACGGTTATCTGAAGCAAATCTTCGACCACTTGCAGGACGGCATTATTCTCATGGATCAGGAACGAAAAATCATGGTGATGAATCCATCCGCAGAAAAAATGACCGGTTGGAAACGAGGAGAAAAGGTGCCGTTCTGCTCCTACTGCCAAAACAGAGAGCTGGAAGAGGGAGAAGAACGATGTTATTTGCTTGCCAAACGAGAAGTTCCCTATTTTCTTTCTGCGATGCCCACGTATGAGGGGCGGTACGTCGACATGGAAATGAGCACGGCTGTCATCTATGAAAATGGTGAACAAAACAGGCAGGATGTCCTTTTGGTCTTGAAAGATATGACGGTCAAGAAAAAAGAAGAGGAAGTCAGAATCTCCAAGCAGGTGCTGCAAAAAACGCTAGAAGCACAGGAAAACGAACATAAGCGCCTGGCCCAGGAGCTGCACGACGGCGTAGGGCAATCCTTGTATTCCGTTTCGGTTGGCATTCAAGCTATTCAAACGCGTCTCAACCAGGAAGGACAATTCCGGGAATTCATGCAAGAGATTGTCAATGAGCTGGAAAAAGCGATACAAGACGTCAAGCTCTATTCTCTACAACTGCGTCCGCATAGTCTTGATCAACTGGGGCTGATTCCTACAGTCCGGCATCTTGTTTCTAGCTTGAACAAAGCACATCAGGATGTTTCCATTACCTTTTCCTACAGCAATGTCAGCGATCATTTTCAGCCAATCTTGGAAATCAATCTGTACCGTGTCATCCAGGAAGCCTTACATAATGCCCTAAAATACGCGAAAGCGACACTCATTGAAGTCATTTTGTACAAGGAAGACGACCAACTGACTTTGCTGATTCAAGACAACGGAATCGGCTTTGTTCGCGATCAGGTTCAGGTTGGTCTGGGACTCAAACATATGGAAGAACGGGTGGCTCAGATGGAGGGGAGTCTTCAGATTCAATCTGTGCTCCACGAAGGTACATCGATCAAGGTAACGGTAGTGGGACAAGGAGGGAGAGCAGAGTGA
- the cntC gene encoding staphylopine uptake ABC transporter permease subunit CntC encodes MKRLQNVWKDKVAVLSLSIITVTTVAGIFAPFVAPNDPEEVHMELRFASASWEYLLGNDHLGRCILSRLIYAIRPSMLWVFAALLLSVLIGSIVGVLAGYFRGKTDAFLMRVCDVILSFPGYVMTLAIIGILGVGFENIIIAFVLMKWAWFARIIRTSVMQYAESDYVKFAKAIGASNMRIMIKHIVPVALPDIAVISSNSFGSMILQISGFSFLGLGIQAPEAEWGMMLNEARDVMFSRPEFMLAPGLTIVIVVSAINYLSDALQVALDPKLMTTKNKQQGLVRASAVKHEGNGVA; translated from the coding sequence ATGAAGCGATTACAAAATGTGTGGAAAGACAAGGTCGCTGTCCTATCCTTATCGATTATCACGGTCACAACAGTGGCTGGGATATTTGCGCCATTCGTTGCACCGAATGATCCCGAAGAAGTACATATGGAGCTTCGATTTGCATCCGCATCATGGGAATATCTTTTGGGCAACGACCACCTCGGGCGATGCATTTTATCCAGACTCATTTACGCTATTCGTCCCAGCATGCTCTGGGTCTTTGCTGCGCTACTTCTATCTGTATTAATTGGGTCGATTGTAGGTGTTCTCGCGGGTTACTTTCGTGGAAAAACAGATGCTTTTTTGATGCGCGTTTGCGATGTGATCCTTTCTTTTCCTGGATATGTCATGACCCTGGCGATCATCGGCATATTGGGTGTCGGTTTTGAAAATATAATCATCGCCTTTGTATTGATGAAATGGGCGTGGTTTGCTCGAATCATCAGAACGTCAGTCATGCAATATGCGGAATCCGATTATGTAAAATTCGCAAAGGCAATCGGCGCAAGCAATATGAGAATCATGATCAAGCACATTGTTCCGGTTGCATTGCCCGACATCGCCGTCATTTCAAGCAACTCCTTCGGTTCAATGATTTTGCAAATATCGGGGTTTTCCTTTCTCGGTTTAGGCATTCAAGCACCGGAAGCAGAGTGGGGCATGATGTTGAATGAAGCGAGAGACGTCATGTTTTCACGCCCGGAATTTATGCTGGCTCCCGGTTTGACCATCGTGATCGTCGTGTCAGCCATTAACTATTTGTCTGATGCCCTTCAAGTGGCTCTCGATCCCAAATTAATGACTACTAAAAATAAGCAGCAAGGATTAGTAAGAGCCTCAGCCGTTAAGCACGAAGGAAACGGGGTGGCATGA
- a CDS encoding DUF1641 domain-containing protein gives MNDRKEQRSSDMFLEDLSDPEVQEAITILIRKLPKIKDTVLAAEAGLEVATSILRDQESLRYLFERVDGQLSRFLVEKESIDALFTLLDKMPKLVTYINVLEQATDFLESLGKDKQSQQYLLNGMKAYIAPVSVQVEHGVAIFQEAKARAERKSEPVSVFTLYKLMKDPTVQKTLRFTQSLLEVLAEKSNKK, from the coding sequence TTGAACGACAGGAAGGAACAGAGAAGCTCTGACATGTTTTTAGAGGATTTATCTGATCCAGAAGTTCAGGAAGCAATCACCATATTGATCCGAAAGCTCCCGAAGATAAAAGATACCGTCCTGGCAGCCGAAGCGGGACTTGAAGTAGCTACATCGATCTTGCGCGATCAGGAATCACTACGGTATTTGTTTGAGCGCGTAGATGGTCAACTGTCCCGTTTCTTGGTGGAAAAAGAATCGATAGACGCCCTATTCACGTTACTTGATAAGATGCCAAAGCTCGTTACGTATATCAATGTTTTAGAACAAGCTACTGATTTTTTGGAAAGCCTCGGAAAGGATAAGCAATCGCAGCAATATCTGCTCAACGGTATGAAAGCGTACATCGCTCCTGTGTCCGTGCAAGTGGAGCACGGAGTAGCTATCTTCCAAGAAGCCAAAGCACGAGCCGAACGTAAAAGCGAGCCCGTTTCCGTTTTCACGCTTTACAAGCTCATGAAAGATCCCACTGTCCAAAAGACACTTCGTTTTACCCAATCGTTGCTCGAAGTACTCGCAGAAAAATCAAACAAAAAATAG
- a CDS encoding MBL fold metallo-hydrolase gives MLLRYFYDEKLAHASYLVGCQKTGEAIVIDPARNLAPYFQAAKAEGVTIVAATETHIHADFVSGARELGAAHQAKLFLSNEGDEDWKYQYLEGLNHQLVHDGDRFFIGNLLFEVMHTPGHTPESISFLLTDLGGNADRPIGIFTGDFVFVGDIGRPDLLEKAAGIKGTSESGARAMFQSLQKFKQLPDYMQVWPAHGAGSACGKALGAVPSSTVGYEKLFNWAMLHSNEEEFVQALLDGQPEPPTYFAVMKRVNKEGPALLNELPVVQEFNSLEAVKETLENGQIVDTRPFQNFANGHLAGTLHIPYNKSFANWAGWIVDYDRPVHILAIPDELDEILQALHSVGIDHVTGFIDSGKLLESEVSSLETIKEVTPLEIAEQVKKGEVHVVDVRNLAEWKEGHIPDAQHIMLGTLAMRLEEIPHDKPLLVQCRSGARSAIGASILQANGFKDVMNLSGGILKWQIDGLAVVERG, from the coding sequence ATGTTGTTACGTTACTTTTATGATGAAAAACTGGCCCATGCATCTTATCTGGTCGGTTGCCAAAAAACCGGGGAGGCGATTGTGATCGATCCCGCCCGCAATCTGGCTCCTTATTTTCAAGCTGCCAAAGCAGAAGGGGTTACCATTGTAGCCGCCACGGAAACTCACATTCACGCTGATTTTGTCTCTGGTGCCAGAGAACTGGGCGCAGCTCATCAGGCGAAGCTGTTTTTATCCAATGAGGGCGATGAAGATTGGAAATATCAATACTTGGAAGGGTTGAACCATCAGCTTGTCCACGATGGGGATCGCTTTTTTATCGGGAACTTGCTATTTGAAGTCATGCATACCCCTGGCCATACACCAGAGAGCATATCCTTCCTTTTGACAGACCTTGGAGGGAATGCAGATCGGCCCATCGGGATCTTCACGGGGGATTTCGTCTTTGTCGGCGATATCGGCAGACCGGACTTGCTCGAAAAAGCGGCGGGAATAAAGGGTACGTCCGAATCAGGTGCTAGAGCCATGTTCCAGTCCCTCCAAAAATTCAAGCAACTGCCGGATTATATGCAGGTATGGCCAGCGCATGGCGCAGGAAGTGCTTGCGGGAAAGCACTGGGGGCCGTGCCGTCTTCTACCGTTGGTTATGAAAAGCTCTTTAACTGGGCGATGTTACACTCTAATGAAGAGGAATTCGTTCAGGCACTCCTGGATGGACAACCAGAACCACCAACGTATTTTGCAGTAATGAAACGCGTGAATAAGGAAGGCCCTGCCTTGCTCAACGAACTCCCTGTTGTTCAAGAGTTCAACTCGCTTGAAGCGGTAAAGGAAACGCTGGAAAACGGACAGATTGTCGATACACGTCCTTTCCAGAATTTTGCGAACGGGCATTTGGCGGGAACACTTCACATTCCTTATAACAAGTCATTTGCCAACTGGGCGGGCTGGATCGTCGATTACGATCGCCCGGTTCATATCCTGGCCATCCCAGATGAGCTGGATGAGATTTTGCAAGCCTTGCATTCCGTAGGGATTGATCATGTCACAGGTTTTATCGACAGCGGCAAACTACTGGAAAGTGAAGTGTCTTCACTCGAGACAATCAAAGAGGTAACACCGTTGGAGATTGCCGAACAAGTGAAAAAGGGAGAGGTTCACGTAGTAGATGTACGTAATCTGGCTGAGTGGAAGGAAGGACACATTCCAGATGCACAGCACATCATGCTCGGTACGCTCGCTATGCGGCTGGAGGAAATTCCTCACGATAAGCCGCTTCTCGTACAGTGCCGTTCCGGTGCCCGATCCGCTATTGGAGCAAGCATTCTTCAGGCAAATGGTTTCAAGGATGTCATGAATTTGAGCGGCGGAATCTTGAAATGGCAAATAGACGGCTTGGCAGTTGTAGAACGAGGATAA
- a CDS encoding NAD(P)/FAD-dependent oxidoreductase: MAKQVHYTVVIVGAGSAGISVAARIVRASKGLMGQVAIIDPASKHYYQPLWTLVGGGAAKKEESERELSSLIPAGVDWICDAVTSFQAEQHTLRTEQGTVLSYDYLVVAAGLQIDWEGVKGLKDAVGKNGVCSNYAYQTVDSTWEAIRSFKGGTAIFTHPNSPVKCGGAPQKIMYLADDYFRKLHVRNQSEIIFASAKGSIFDVPTYANTLTNVIRRKNIETRYKHNLMEVRADTKEAVFENLDTKEQVVWKYDMLHVTPPMKAPDFIANSALADTAGWVDVDPFTLAHKRFPTIFGIGDCANLPTSKTGAAIRKQAPVVEKNLLALINGTPLVAKYDGYTSCPLVTGYNKLVLAEFDYNLTPCETFPFDQSEERFSMYLMKRELLPILYWNGMLKGLM; encoded by the coding sequence ATGGCAAAACAAGTTCATTATACGGTTGTCATCGTGGGTGCAGGCTCAGCAGGAATCTCTGTTGCTGCCCGTATCGTCCGGGCTTCCAAAGGGCTCATGGGACAAGTCGCCATCATCGATCCCGCATCCAAGCATTATTATCAGCCTTTGTGGACATTAGTCGGAGGAGGTGCCGCGAAAAAGGAGGAATCCGAGCGAGAACTCTCCTCTCTGATTCCCGCTGGCGTCGACTGGATTTGCGATGCGGTCACCTCGTTTCAAGCGGAACAGCACACGCTTCGTACTGAGCAGGGAACCGTCCTCTCCTATGACTATCTCGTTGTTGCTGCCGGTCTGCAAATAGATTGGGAGGGGGTAAAGGGCCTGAAGGATGCCGTCGGCAAGAACGGCGTTTGCAGCAACTACGCTTACCAAACGGTAGACAGTACCTGGGAAGCTATCCGGAGCTTTAAAGGTGGCACTGCCATTTTTACCCACCCGAATTCACCCGTAAAATGTGGCGGAGCCCCTCAGAAAATCATGTATCTGGCCGATGATTACTTTCGCAAGTTACATGTTCGCAACCAGTCAGAGATTATTTTCGCATCGGCGAAGGGAAGTATTTTTGACGTTCCCACGTATGCCAATACCCTCACGAACGTCATTCGTCGTAAGAACATCGAAACCAGATACAAGCATAACCTGATGGAAGTGCGGGCGGATACCAAAGAAGCCGTATTCGAGAATCTGGACACCAAAGAACAGGTGGTATGGAAGTATGACATGCTTCATGTAACCCCTCCTATGAAAGCGCCTGATTTTATTGCAAACAGCGCATTGGCAGACACAGCAGGCTGGGTGGATGTCGATCCATTTACGCTTGCGCACAAAAGATTTCCCACTATTTTCGGCATAGGCGATTGCGCGAATCTTCCGACGTCCAAAACCGGAGCTGCTATTCGCAAACAGGCGCCAGTTGTCGAGAAAAACCTGCTCGCACTAATCAATGGTACTCCATTGGTTGCCAAGTACGACGGTTATACATCCTGCCCACTCGTAACGGGGTACAACAAACTGGTACTGGCCGAATTTGATTACAACCTGACACCGTGTGAAACCTTTCCTTTTGACCAATCTGAAGAGAGATTTAGTATGTACCTGATGAAAAGAGAGCTGCTTCCCATCCTTTATTGGAATGGGATGTTAAAAGGATTGATGTAA
- a CDS encoding sulfite exporter TauE/SafE family protein, with product MTIDLVITLFVIGFAGSFISGLVGIGGSIIKYPMLLYIPPALGFVAYTAHEVSGISAVQVFFATLAAVWTLRKDKLIHYQLVLYMGSSIIVGSLLGGYGGKYLSAEAINIVYAILATLAVILMFLPKKRMDEREQTEVIFHKPTAVLSALIVGGASGIVGAAGAFILVPIMLIILKIPTRVTIASSLAITFLSSIGSTVGKGMAGDILLWPSVIMVIASIMAAPLGTMVSKRLDTRILQTILALLILATTIKIWADILLFKRV from the coding sequence ATGACTATCGACCTTGTGATCACACTGTTTGTTATCGGTTTCGCGGGATCATTTATCTCTGGTCTCGTCGGAATCGGGGGCTCCATCATCAAGTATCCGATGCTTCTGTACATTCCGCCCGCGCTTGGATTCGTTGCTTACACAGCTCACGAGGTATCCGGAATAAGTGCAGTCCAAGTATTTTTTGCCACCCTAGCTGCTGTTTGGACTCTGCGCAAAGATAAGCTTATTCATTACCAACTCGTACTGTACATGGGAAGTTCAATTATTGTCGGGAGCTTGCTTGGGGGATATGGAGGAAAATATCTTTCGGCAGAAGCCATCAATATCGTTTACGCCATCCTGGCCACCCTTGCTGTAATCTTGATGTTCCTGCCAAAAAAGCGAATGGACGAGCGAGAACAGACAGAGGTTATCTTTCATAAACCAACAGCCGTATTATCCGCTTTGATTGTCGGAGGCGCCTCAGGAATTGTCGGGGCAGCTGGCGCTTTTATTTTGGTTCCCATCATGTTGATCATCCTTAAGATTCCGACAAGGGTTACAATAGCTTCATCTCTTGCCATTACCTTTCTTTCTTCCATCGGTTCGACGGTAGGGAAAGGGATGGCGGGGGACATATTGCTGTGGCCATCCGTAATCATGGTAATCGCCAGTATCATGGCAGCGCCGCTCGGTACGATGGTCAGCAAACGTTTGGACACACGGATTCTCCAAACGATTCTTGCCTTGTTAATCCTAGCCACCACGATTAAGATTTGGGCTGACATCCTCCTATTCAAACGTGTGTGA
- the cntE gene encoding staphylopine family metallophore export MFS transporter CntE, producing the protein MRGALSWPFLRLYILTLLYFSANSILNVIIPLKGAELGATNTTIGVVMGAYLFTTMFFRPWAGHIIQKHGAIKVLRTILIFNGAALILYTFTELEGFIVARMLQGVCTAFFSMALQLGIIDALPDKDRSQGISMYSLCAYLPGILGPLLALGIWQAGDSHSFTVAMITIALLTGVVGYSAKMDKKVAEPVQGQTEKGATMFGSVSQLVKNPHLCKCSVLMLAASVIFGAVTTFIPLYAVQIKYGNAGIYLMLQAGTVVLSRFVLRKKIPSDGKWRSSFMMGIMLTLAAAALSVSFSTLGGAAYLYGGAILMGIAQALLYPTLTTYLTFVLPKTDRNVLIGLFIAMADLGVSLGGVIMGPVADYFSYSFMYMICAILGVTMIIFAYERSKTSVEVQ; encoded by the coding sequence ATGAGAGGGGCTCTGTCTTGGCCGTTTTTGCGATTATACATATTGACTCTTTTGTATTTTAGTGCGAACTCCATTCTGAATGTCATTATTCCGTTGAAGGGTGCAGAGTTGGGTGCAACCAATACAACCATCGGAGTCGTTATGGGAGCGTATCTGTTTACAACCATGTTTTTTCGGCCATGGGCAGGCCATATCATCCAAAAACATGGTGCAATCAAAGTGCTCCGCACGATTCTGATTTTCAATGGTGCGGCTCTTATATTATATACGTTCACTGAATTGGAGGGCTTTATCGTTGCCCGGATGCTTCAAGGGGTGTGTACCGCTTTTTTCTCCATGGCCTTACAGTTAGGGATTATTGATGCGCTGCCGGACAAGGATCGCTCACAAGGGATTTCCATGTATTCCTTATGTGCTTATTTGCCTGGTATTCTTGGTCCACTACTCGCTTTAGGCATCTGGCAAGCAGGGGATAGCCATTCTTTTACTGTTGCCATGATCACCATTGCGCTCCTTACAGGAGTGGTGGGCTATAGTGCCAAAATGGACAAAAAAGTGGCCGAGCCCGTTCAGGGTCAGACAGAAAAGGGAGCAACGATGTTTGGTTCGGTAAGCCAATTAGTCAAAAATCCGCATTTATGTAAATGCAGTGTCTTGATGCTGGCGGCCTCCGTTATATTTGGAGCTGTGACTACCTTTATCCCGCTGTACGCTGTACAAATCAAATATGGGAATGCAGGAATTTACCTCATGCTTCAAGCTGGCACCGTCGTATTATCGCGGTTTGTATTGAGAAAGAAAATCCCGTCTGACGGCAAGTGGCGTTCATCTTTTATGATGGGAATTATGCTCACTCTTGCAGCAGCGGCGTTAAGTGTAAGCTTTTCTACCCTGGGTGGGGCAGCCTATTTGTATGGAGGGGCCATATTAATGGGGATTGCGCAAGCCCTCCTTTACCCTACATTAACGACGTATTTAACCTTTGTTCTACCGAAGACGGATCGCAATGTGTTAATCGGGTTATTCATAGCGATGGCCGATTTGGGTGTTTCGCTGGGAGGAGTCATCATGGGGCCAGTCGCGGATTATTTCTCCTATTCCTTTATGTATATGATTTGCGCGATCTTAGGCGTGACGATGATTATTTTTGCCTATGAACGAAGCAAAACTTCTGTGGAAGTACAATAA
- the cntD gene encoding staphylopine uptake ABC transporter ATP-binding protein CntD codes for MNILEVKNLKIWDSRNDRVIVPNSSFYLKQGSCLAIVGESGSGKSVTCKAIMRLNQAGIRQSGDVLLRGENLMELSEQEMRKKRGKQLCMILQNGMRAFDPSCVVGVHLKETLVEHFGWSRDEIITKMKNAMESVMLKDPLEVMNKYPHQLSGGTLQRVMIALAIVLEPDILIADEPTTALDTISQFEVVEQFLQLREQMGCSMIFISHDLGIVKLIADEVLVMKEGEIVENGTTQAIFSEPQHPYTRYLLSTKLAMNQHFTRVMGGVRVAER; via the coding sequence ATGAACATTTTGGAAGTGAAAAACCTGAAAATCTGGGACAGTCGCAATGATCGAGTGATTGTTCCAAATAGTTCATTTTATCTGAAGCAGGGAAGCTGCCTGGCCATTGTGGGAGAAAGTGGAAGTGGGAAGTCGGTGACTTGCAAGGCCATCATGAGATTGAATCAAGCTGGGATTCGCCAATCGGGAGACGTTCTGTTACGAGGAGAAAATCTTATGGAGCTCTCCGAACAGGAGATGAGGAAAAAGAGGGGGAAACAGCTTTGCATGATTTTGCAGAATGGCATGCGTGCCTTTGATCCCTCTTGCGTGGTGGGCGTTCATCTAAAGGAGACGCTTGTGGAGCATTTTGGATGGAGCCGTGACGAAATCATAACCAAAATGAAAAATGCCATGGAAAGTGTCATGCTGAAAGACCCGTTAGAGGTGATGAACAAGTACCCCCACCAGTTGTCGGGTGGAACGCTGCAACGAGTCATGATTGCCCTCGCAATTGTATTGGAGCCTGACATTCTGATTGCGGATGAACCCACGACAGCACTTGATACCATCTCGCAGTTCGAAGTCGTTGAACAGTTCCTGCAATTGCGTGAACAAATGGGCTGCTCCATGATCTTCATTTCTCACGATTTAGGGATTGTCAAATTAATCGCAGATGAAGTTCTCGTCATGAAAGAAGGAGAAATTGTTGAAAACGGGACAACCCAAGCCATCTTCTCTGAACCGCAGCATCCCTATACCCGTTACTTGCTCTCCACGAAGCTGGCGATGAATCAACATTTTACGAGAGTCATGGGAGGAGTTCGTGTTGCTGAGCGTTGA
- a CDS encoding response regulator: MIRVLLVDDHTMIRKGLRVLLESYSQIKIVGESHTGNDAILKANQLTPDVVLMDLSLPNGLDGFTASNEIRKSNPFVKIVILTMHDEEIFVQKAIAVGAHGYILKNSHGELLFQAIVEVYKGKRFYKTSVSQEIINLWLKSDAKTMPSVLTLREKELVRLIVLGYTNKEMADKLLISVKTVENHKTNIMQKLGLDSKHQLIQYAIKNRYLDLAF, translated from the coding sequence GTGATACGAGTGCTTTTGGTTGATGATCACACGATGATTCGGAAGGGATTGCGTGTGCTTCTCGAAAGTTACTCTCAAATAAAAATTGTTGGAGAGAGTCATACAGGCAATGATGCCATCCTGAAAGCCAATCAGCTCACTCCCGATGTGGTGCTCATGGATTTGTCATTGCCGAATGGGCTGGATGGGTTTACCGCGAGCAATGAGATTCGCAAGTCGAATCCTTTCGTGAAAATCGTCATTTTGACTATGCATGACGAGGAGATTTTCGTCCAGAAGGCCATCGCCGTCGGAGCCCATGGGTACATTTTAAAAAACAGCCATGGCGAGCTGCTGTTTCAAGCCATTGTGGAGGTTTACAAAGGAAAGCGCTTTTACAAGACTTCCGTATCGCAAGAGATCATCAATCTATGGCTGAAATCGGATGCCAAAACGATGCCTTCTGTTTTAACGCTCCGTGAAAAGGAGCTTGTCAGACTCATCGTGCTTGGCTATACCAATAAGGAAATGGCAGATAAGTTGTTGATCAGTGTCAAAACCGTGGAGAACCACAAAACGAATATCATGCAGAAGCTAGGACTGGATTCCAAGCATCAATTGATCCAATACGCCATTAAAAATAGATATCTCGATCTGGCATTTTAA